From a single Ciconia boyciana chromosome 11, ASM3463844v1, whole genome shotgun sequence genomic region:
- the CNBP gene encoding CCHC-type zinc finger nucleic acid binding protein isoform X1 — MSSNECFKCGRTGHWARECPTGIGRGRGMRSRGRAGFQFMSSSLPDICYRCGESGHLAKDCDLQEDEACYNCGRGGHIAKDCKEPKREREQCCYNCGKPGHLARDCDHADEQKCYSCGEFGHIQKDCTKVKCYRCGETGHVAINCSKTSEVNCYRCGESGHLARECTIEATA, encoded by the exons ATGAGCAGCAACGAATGCTTCAAGTGTGGACGTACTGGCCACTGGGCTCGGGAGTGCCCTACTGGAATTGGCCGTGGTCGTGGGATGAGAAGCCGTGGCAGAG CAGGCTTCCAGTTCATGTCTTCATCTCTCCCGGACATCTGTTACCGCTGTGGTGAGTCTGGCCATCTTGCCAAGGACTGTGATCTTCAGGAGGATG AAGCCTGCTATAACTGCGGTAGAGGTGGCCATATTGCGAAGGACTGCAAGGAGCcgaagagggagagagagcagtGCTGCTACAACTGTGGCAAACCTGGCCACCTGGCTCGTGACTGTGACCATGCAGATGAGCAGAAGTGCTATTCTTGTGGAGAGTTTGGGCACATTCAAAAAGACTGCACCAAAGTGAAATGCTATAG GTGTGGTGAAACTGGCCATGTAGCCATCAACTGCAGCAAGACCAGTGAAGTCAACTGCTATCGCTGCGGCGAGTCAGGGCACCTTGCACGGGAATGCACAATTGAAGCTACAGcctaa
- the CNBP gene encoding CCHC-type zinc finger nucleic acid binding protein isoform X4 has translation MSSNECFKCGRTGHWARECPTGIGRGRGMRSRGRGFQFMSSSLPDICYRCGESGHLAKDCDLQEDACYNCGRGGHIAKDCKEPKREREQCCYNCGKPGHLARDCDHADEQKCYSCGEFGHIQKDCTKVKCYRCGETGHVAINCSKTSEVNCYRCGESGHLARECTIEATA, from the exons ATGAGCAGCAACGAATGCTTCAAGTGTGGACGTACTGGCCACTGGGCTCGGGAGTGCCCTACTGGAATTGGCCGTGGTCGTGGGATGAGAAGCCGTGGCAGAG GCTTCCAGTTCATGTCTTCATCTCTCCCGGACATCTGTTACCGCTGTGGTGAGTCTGGCCATCTTGCCAAGGACTGTGATCTTCAGGAGGATG CCTGCTATAACTGCGGTAGAGGTGGCCATATTGCGAAGGACTGCAAGGAGCcgaagagggagagagagcagtGCTGCTACAACTGTGGCAAACCTGGCCACCTGGCTCGTGACTGTGACCATGCAGATGAGCAGAAGTGCTATTCTTGTGGAGAGTTTGGGCACATTCAAAAAGACTGCACCAAAGTGAAATGCTATAG GTGTGGTGAAACTGGCCATGTAGCCATCAACTGCAGCAAGACCAGTGAAGTCAACTGCTATCGCTGCGGCGAGTCAGGGCACCTTGCACGGGAATGCACAATTGAAGCTACAGcctaa
- the CNBP gene encoding CCHC-type zinc finger nucleic acid binding protein isoform X3, which translates to MSSNECFKCGRTGHWARECPTGIGRGRGMRSRGRGFQFMSSSLPDICYRCGESGHLAKDCDLQEDEACYNCGRGGHIAKDCKEPKREREQCCYNCGKPGHLARDCDHADEQKCYSCGEFGHIQKDCTKVKCYRCGETGHVAINCSKTSEVNCYRCGESGHLARECTIEATA; encoded by the exons ATGAGCAGCAACGAATGCTTCAAGTGTGGACGTACTGGCCACTGGGCTCGGGAGTGCCCTACTGGAATTGGCCGTGGTCGTGGGATGAGAAGCCGTGGCAGAG GCTTCCAGTTCATGTCTTCATCTCTCCCGGACATCTGTTACCGCTGTGGTGAGTCTGGCCATCTTGCCAAGGACTGTGATCTTCAGGAGGATG AAGCCTGCTATAACTGCGGTAGAGGTGGCCATATTGCGAAGGACTGCAAGGAGCcgaagagggagagagagcagtGCTGCTACAACTGTGGCAAACCTGGCCACCTGGCTCGTGACTGTGACCATGCAGATGAGCAGAAGTGCTATTCTTGTGGAGAGTTTGGGCACATTCAAAAAGACTGCACCAAAGTGAAATGCTATAG GTGTGGTGAAACTGGCCATGTAGCCATCAACTGCAGCAAGACCAGTGAAGTCAACTGCTATCGCTGCGGCGAGTCAGGGCACCTTGCACGGGAATGCACAATTGAAGCTACAGcctaa
- the CNBP gene encoding CCHC-type zinc finger nucleic acid binding protein isoform X2: MSSNECFKCGRTGHWARECPTGIGRGRGMRSRGRAGFQFMSSSLPDICYRCGESGHLAKDCDLQEDACYNCGRGGHIAKDCKEPKREREQCCYNCGKPGHLARDCDHADEQKCYSCGEFGHIQKDCTKVKCYRCGETGHVAINCSKTSEVNCYRCGESGHLARECTIEATA; the protein is encoded by the exons ATGAGCAGCAACGAATGCTTCAAGTGTGGACGTACTGGCCACTGGGCTCGGGAGTGCCCTACTGGAATTGGCCGTGGTCGTGGGATGAGAAGCCGTGGCAGAG CAGGCTTCCAGTTCATGTCTTCATCTCTCCCGGACATCTGTTACCGCTGTGGTGAGTCTGGCCATCTTGCCAAGGACTGTGATCTTCAGGAGGATG CCTGCTATAACTGCGGTAGAGGTGGCCATATTGCGAAGGACTGCAAGGAGCcgaagagggagagagagcagtGCTGCTACAACTGTGGCAAACCTGGCCACCTGGCTCGTGACTGTGACCATGCAGATGAGCAGAAGTGCTATTCTTGTGGAGAGTTTGGGCACATTCAAAAAGACTGCACCAAAGTGAAATGCTATAG GTGTGGTGAAACTGGCCATGTAGCCATCAACTGCAGCAAGACCAGTGAAGTCAACTGCTATCGCTGCGGCGAGTCAGGGCACCTTGCACGGGAATGCACAATTGAAGCTACAGcctaa